A region of Hydrogenimonas cancrithermarum DNA encodes the following proteins:
- a CDS encoding aminotransferase class V-fold PLP-dependent enzyme, translated as MAEKIFLSPPHMGGNEMKYIEEVFESNYIAPIGGFIDRFEQSVRDFTGVGHAVALSSGTAAIHLALRIAGIGPGDRVGASTFTFIGSVAPILYQNAEPVFIDSDESWNLDPNLLEEAIEKEGLKALVLTHLYGQSAKIDEIAEVCREKGVVLIEDAAESLGATFDGKYTGTFGEFGIYSFNGNKIITTSGGGMLVSRNGEAIARARKLSTQAREPAIWYEHEELGYNYRMSNVLAAIGVGQMEVLSRRIGKKRQIFEWYRESLGEIGEIEWMPEVPKSRGNRWLTTLTLKKSDPIKVIDALACHHIESRPLWKPMHLQPLFKDAKRYGGSVSEAFFAKGICLPSGTALGKIDVERVADIVRGLLCS; from the coding sequence ATGGCCGAAAAGATTTTTCTTTCCCCGCCGCATATGGGCGGCAATGAGATGAAATATATCGAAGAGGTGTTCGAAAGTAACTATATCGCGCCGATCGGGGGGTTCATCGACCGCTTCGAACAGTCGGTCCGCGATTTTACGGGCGTGGGCCATGCCGTGGCGCTCAGTTCGGGTACGGCTGCGATCCATCTGGCTTTGCGGATTGCAGGAATCGGCCCGGGCGACCGGGTGGGCGCCTCGACATTCACCTTTATCGGATCGGTGGCACCGATCCTCTATCAAAATGCCGAACCGGTCTTTATCGATTCGGACGAGAGCTGGAATCTCGATCCGAACCTTTTGGAGGAAGCCATCGAAAAAGAGGGGCTGAAAGCGCTTGTTCTTACCCATCTCTACGGTCAGAGTGCGAAGATCGACGAGATTGCAGAGGTTTGCCGTGAAAAGGGTGTGGTGTTGATAGAGGATGCGGCAGAGAGCCTGGGTGCGACATTCGATGGAAAATATACAGGCACTTTCGGAGAATTCGGCATCTACTCTTTCAACGGAAACAAAATTATCACTACAAGTGGGGGCGGGATGCTGGTGAGCCGGAACGGCGAAGCGATAGCACGTGCGAGAAAACTTTCCACACAGGCGCGCGAGCCTGCCATATGGTATGAGCACGAGGAGCTCGGATACAACTACCGTATGAGCAATGTATTGGCCGCTATCGGGGTGGGCCAGATGGAAGTGCTCTCCAGGCGCATCGGAAAAAAACGGCAGATTTTCGAGTGGTACCGGGAGTCGCTTGGAGAGATTGGGGAGATCGAGTGGATGCCCGAAGTGCCGAAGAGCAGGGGGAACCGTTGGCTGACGACACTGACGCTGAAAAAGAGCGATCCGATCAAAGTGATCGATGCACTTGCGTGCCATCATATCGAGTCGAGGCCGCTTTGGAAACCGATGCATCTGCAGCCGTTGTTCAAAGATGCGAAGCGATATGGCGGCAGTGTGAGTGAGGCGTTTTTTGCAAAAGGCATCTGCCTCCCGAGCGGTACGGCACTGGGAAAAATCGATGTCGAGCGCGTAGCCGATATCGTAAGGGGTCTTTTGTGCTCTTGA
- a CDS encoding sugar transferase, with protein MRRSDEVLKRGFDLLLSGIGLMVFWPVILAAWAAASLETRSNGFFLQTRVGRDGKLFRVVKIKTMKPVEGVDTTVTTAHDMRITRSGRFFRRTKIDELPQLWNVFTGEMSLVGPRPDVPGFADRLEGDDRVILTVRPGITGPATIKYKNEEEILATQMDPEAYNEEVIWPDKVEINKEYIRNWSLAGDIEIIIKTIKGT; from the coding sequence ATGAGACGAAGTGACGAGGTTTTGAAACGGGGATTCGATCTTCTCCTTTCGGGTATCGGCCTGATGGTGTTTTGGCCGGTGATATTGGCTGCATGGGCCGCGGCATCTCTTGAAACCCGCAGCAACGGCTTTTTCCTGCAGACACGCGTAGGTAGAGACGGCAAACTTTTCCGTGTAGTCAAAATCAAGACGATGAAGCCGGTTGAAGGGGTCGATACGACTGTGACAACGGCACACGACATGCGTATTACCCGAAGCGGGCGCTTCTTCCGTAGGACAAAAATCGATGAACTGCCGCAGTTGTGGAATGTGTTTACGGGAGAGATGAGTCTTGTCGGCCCGCGCCCCGATGTCCCTGGATTTGCCGATAGACTCGAGGGTGACGATAGAGTGATTCTTACAGTTCGTCCGGGTATTACAGGGCCTGCGACGATAAAATATAAAAACGAAGAGGAGATTCTGGCAACACAGATGGATCCCGAAGCGTATAACGAGGAAGTGATCTGGCCGGACAAGGTCGAAATCAACAAAGAGTATATTCGGAACTGGTCTCTTGCGGGAGATATCGAAATCATCATAAAAACGATCAAAGGCACATAG
- a CDS encoding STT3 domain-containing protein — protein MKFWNENGEEKITTPQLLGMMTVAYLFSIAMRLIWVQWAGGHPEFFWNGQLMINTNDGYYFASGVQKELFGTLQYNPRVPDILYTATTFFTYLAAKLLPFSLDTVILYMPAVVSSLVVIPIILIGRLYNATTMGFFAALLGSIAWSYYNRTMTGYYDTDMFSAMAPMFILYFLIGAIEKENFTYLLLAAFSIVLYPFLYDMGLSIVYAMGLMYMLYMIVFHRKERFTYQSIAIVALALMPLYWPVKVALIALAYLLFRQDRLEVLYEKVFAAVAVLLFLWLGDVFPLIWHKIASYALRGTESHGLHFFQVNATVREAGRIPFELMAKRISGSVPGLFAALIGYILLVIRHRSFILALPLIGIGVFSLWGGLRFTVYAVPVAAISLVYLIYLITSFMQNARLRIAATGLLTVVALWPNVTHIIGYKVPTVFNAKEVAILDRLSENGSEKDYVITWWDYGYPIWYYADKNTLIDGGKHDHDNFIVSRILTTDSQLEAARLARIAVETYVSTDYKVVADTLFKNGTPDQLDPNRYLARLAEPKPFELPSKSRDVYLYLPYRMIDIFPTVAVFSNLDLSTGERLPQKMFVKMTRFKNSPDRLIFSNGISLEKKSGLLLLGKKKVPLRRFVTTLLDRKGKSHNAVQGIDPNAPLSLIFMKSYNMFLLLDESMYNSLFVQLFVLGNYNEDLFELVESSPWAKVYRLKL, from the coding sequence ATGAAATTCTGGAACGAAAACGGCGAAGAGAAAATTACTACGCCGCAATTGCTGGGTATGATGACCGTGGCCTATCTTTTCAGTATAGCCATGCGCCTGATCTGGGTGCAGTGGGCCGGCGGGCATCCGGAGTTTTTCTGGAATGGCCAGCTGATGATCAACACCAATGACGGATATTATTTCGCCTCCGGTGTGCAGAAAGAGCTGTTTGGCACACTCCAGTACAACCCCAGAGTTCCGGATATTCTCTATACGGCCACGACGTTCTTCACCTACCTCGCCGCCAAACTTCTTCCTTTCTCTCTCGACACCGTCATTTTGTACATGCCTGCAGTCGTTTCCAGTCTCGTCGTCATTCCCATCATTTTGATCGGCCGCCTATACAACGCGACGACGATGGGCTTTTTCGCCGCGTTGCTCGGGTCGATCGCATGGAGTTACTACAACCGTACGATGACCGGCTACTACGATACCGACATGTTTTCGGCGATGGCACCGATGTTCATTCTCTATTTTTTGATCGGTGCGATCGAAAAGGAGAACTTCACCTATCTTCTGTTGGCGGCATTTTCGATCGTGCTCTATCCCTTCCTGTATGACATGGGGCTTTCGATTGTCTATGCGATGGGGCTTATGTACATGCTCTATATGATCGTGTTTCACCGTAAAGAGCGGTTTACCTATCAATCCATCGCCATCGTCGCTTTGGCTCTGATGCCACTTTACTGGCCGGTGAAAGTGGCGCTGATTGCACTTGCATACCTTCTTTTCAGGCAAGATCGTCTTGAAGTACTGTACGAGAAGGTTTTCGCAGCAGTGGCGGTCCTTCTCTTTTTGTGGCTGGGCGATGTCTTTCCTCTCATCTGGCACAAGATAGCCAGTTACGCTTTGAGAGGGACCGAAAGCCATGGGCTCCACTTCTTTCAGGTCAACGCCACGGTCCGCGAAGCGGGCAGGATACCGTTCGAACTGATGGCCAAGCGGATCAGTGGTTCGGTTCCCGGGCTTTTTGCCGCGCTCATAGGCTACATTCTGCTGGTCATCCGTCACCGCTCCTTCATACTCGCTTTGCCGCTTATCGGTATCGGTGTATTCTCTTTGTGGGGCGGGTTGAGGTTTACCGTCTATGCGGTACCTGTCGCCGCGATAAGCCTGGTCTATCTTATTTATCTTATCACCTCGTTTATGCAGAACGCACGTCTTCGGATAGCGGCGACGGGATTGCTGACGGTTGTGGCGTTATGGCCCAATGTTACGCATATCATCGGTTATAAAGTGCCGACCGTTTTCAATGCGAAAGAGGTGGCGATTCTCGATCGTTTGAGCGAAAATGGAAGTGAAAAAGATTATGTGATTACATGGTGGGACTACGGCTATCCGATCTGGTATTATGCCGATAAAAATACGTTGATCGACGGTGGCAAACACGACCACGACAATTTTATCGTCTCCAGAATTCTGACGACCGATTCGCAGCTGGAGGCGGCGAGATTGGCGCGCATCGCCGTGGAAACCTATGTCTCGACAGACTACAAAGTGGTTGCCGATACGCTTTTCAAAAACGGAACGCCGGATCAACTCGACCCCAATCGCTATCTCGCCCGGCTGGCCGAGCCGAAGCCCTTCGAACTGCCCTCCAAAAGCCGGGATGTATATCTTTATCTACCTTATCGAATGATCGATATTTTCCCTACGGTGGCGGTATTCAGCAATCTCGATCTTTCGACGGGTGAAAGATTGCCGCAAAAGATGTTCGTGAAGATGACCCGTTTCAAAAACAGTCCCGATCGTCTGATTTTTTCAAACGGTATCTCGCTGGAGAAAAAAAGCGGCCTTCTTCTGCTTGGAAAGAAAAAAGTTCCGCTTCGTAGATTCGTCACGACTCTCCTCGATCGGAAGGGGAAGAGTCACAACGCGGTGCAGGGGATCGATCCGAATGCACCTCTTTCGCTCATTTTCATGAAAAGCTACAATATGTTTCTACTGCTGGATGAGTCGATGTACAACTCTCTTTTCGTTCAGCTTTTCGTACTCGGAAACTACAATGAAGATCTCTTCGAACTTGTCGAAAGTTCGCCGTGGGCGAAGGTGTACAGACTGAAATTATGA